A DNA window from Dictyoglomus sp. contains the following coding sequences:
- a CDS encoding glycosyl hydrolase — protein MKEIKEKFINPDIEFRSAPFWSWNDRLSIDELKRQVEDMKEHGIGGFFMHSRVGLETEYLSREWMECIKETVKKAKELGMKAWLYDEDRWPSGFAGGLVPKKIGDEGREKKLIYEIISSGEFTPKGKELALYKVLMEGEKILKEERLREISYIEVNPPERLIVLRREIVKPSDWFNYDSYSDNLNPKSVKAFIEITYDAYYKEVGEEFGKTIPGIFTDEPNIFSSLWTRGEELSFPWTDIFPEYFKEKRGYDFFDIAVYIPFKGEKSLKARYDYWRTISELFLESYSKQIGEWCEKHNLYFTGHYLYENEFSKSILTSGSIMPHYEYQHIPGIDILMEKTDEILTVKQVSSIANQLGKNRVISELYGCTGWEFTFEGQKWIGDWQYALGVNLRCQHLTLYTLRGCRKRDYPPSFNYHNIWWKYNKIVEDYFARLSFMLSLGKAVRDILIIHPIESAWCEFNGRNTEEIDEKGRDFQSLCKTLLGLHWDFDLGDESIVEKYGKIDKEKKEFVVGEGRYKLVILPPMITIREKTLNLLLEFLNYGGKVISLEPLPECCEGKSSDLLKEFINHQNLIILHGKRALGKTLEEILSRRISIQNIPAQEAETFLYMERIYEGKRIFFIVNNDRNQGYEVDIVLGCKGRVEEWDPLTGEIKPVSSMEVNGNQHLRVKFGPADSKLYVINPEEPSLLKPEKRFKLKKRIYLGPVFEFRRDNPNVLVLDTCRYRLENENWSEEMPIWMAQREIREKLGMIPIHINRIPQRWLWVNNPHPKDGTFVEFKLSFKIKDIPKSSFFVIEGAKNFSIFLNGEKLEEPTSWYLDRSFDKIPVSNLKEGENEIILQCYYKNSMEIEDCFIIGDFAVDPISKEIIKEPNFLRFGDWCLQGYPFYAGCIFYKERININLEKENKVFLNMGEYSAIHIAIWLNGKLVEHIPWRCRNRVDITNYVKNGENLIEIEVVGSPRNMLGPLHRKKGKDLWTDSNSFRTEGEEYTKDYVLHPYGIFSPISIDVLE, from the coding sequence TTGAAAGAAATAAAAGAAAAATTTATAAATCCTGATATAGAATTTAGATCTGCTCCTTTCTGGTCATGGAATGATCGTCTTTCTATAGATGAGTTAAAAAGACAAGTTGAAGATATGAAAGAACACGGAATTGGCGGATTTTTTATGCACTCCAGAGTAGGTTTAGAAACAGAATATCTTAGTAGAGAATGGATGGAATGTATTAAAGAAACGGTAAAAAAGGCAAAAGAATTAGGAATGAAAGCATGGCTTTATGATGAAGATAGATGGCCTTCAGGATTCGCGGGAGGTTTAGTTCCTAAAAAAATTGGTGATGAGGGAAGAGAAAAAAAGCTTATATACGAAATTATTTCTTCGGGTGAATTTACTCCTAAAGGAAAGGAATTAGCATTATATAAAGTTCTTATGGAGGGAGAAAAAATATTAAAAGAAGAAAGATTAAGAGAAATCTCGTATATTGAGGTAAATCCTCCCGAAAGGTTAATAGTCCTAAGAAGAGAGATTGTAAAACCTTCTGATTGGTTCAACTACGATTCCTATAGCGATAACTTAAATCCTAAAAGTGTTAAAGCTTTTATAGAAATTACATATGATGCATATTATAAAGAGGTGGGGGAAGAATTTGGAAAAACAATTCCTGGAATCTTTACTGATGAACCCAATATTTTTTCTTCTTTATGGACCAGAGGAGAAGAGTTATCCTTTCCGTGGACTGATATATTTCCTGAATATTTTAAAGAAAAAAGAGGTTATGATTTTTTTGATATTGCTGTTTATATTCCCTTTAAAGGAGAAAAATCTCTAAAAGCAAGATATGATTATTGGAGGACCATTTCTGAACTCTTTTTAGAATCTTATTCAAAACAGATTGGAGAATGGTGCGAAAAGCATAATTTATATTTTACAGGACATTATCTTTATGAGAATGAGTTCTCAAAAAGCATTTTAACTAGTGGATCCATAATGCCCCATTATGAATATCAACATATCCCAGGTATAGATATTCTTATGGAAAAAACTGACGAAATCCTAACAGTAAAGCAAGTAAGCAGTATAGCAAATCAATTAGGAAAAAACAGGGTAATTTCAGAGCTTTATGGTTGTACAGGGTGGGAATTTACCTTTGAAGGTCAAAAATGGATAGGAGATTGGCAATATGCTCTAGGAGTTAACCTTAGATGCCAGCACTTAACCCTTTATACTCTAAGAGGTTGTAGAAAGAGAGATTATCCTCCTTCATTTAATTATCACAATATATGGTGGAAATATAATAAGATTGTAGAAGACTATTTTGCAAGACTATCCTTTATGCTTTCTTTAGGAAAAGCAGTGCGGGATATATTAATAATTCACCCTATAGAAAGTGCTTGGTGCGAATTTAATGGAAGAAATACCGAAGAGATTGATGAAAAAGGGAGAGATTTTCAAAGTCTATGTAAAACCCTCTTAGGACTTCACTGGGATTTTGATTTAGGAGATGAGTCTATTGTTGAGAAATATGGGAAAATTGACAAAGAGAAAAAAGAGTTTGTTGTAGGAGAAGGAAGATATAAATTAGTAATTCTTCCTCCCATGATCACTATTAGAGAAAAAACCCTAAATCTTCTACTGGAATTTTTAAATTACGGAGGAAAGGTTATCTCTTTAGAGCCATTACCAGAATGTTGTGAAGGAAAATCCTCTGATCTTTTAAAGGAATTTATAAATCACCAAAATTTGATTATTCTCCATGGAAAAAGAGCTTTAGGAAAGACATTAGAAGAGATTTTATCAAGAAGAATATCAATACAAAATATTCCTGCTCAGGAAGCAGAAACATTTCTATATATGGAAAGAATCTATGAGGGAAAAAGAATATTTTTCATAGTAAATAATGATAGAAATCAAGGATATGAGGTAGATATTGTTTTAGGTTGTAAAGGAAGGGTAGAAGAATGGGATCCATTAACAGGAGAGATAAAACCAGTATCCTCTATGGAGGTTAATGGAAATCAACATTTAAGAGTAAAATTTGGACCTGCAGATTCAAAATTATATGTGATTAATCCTGAAGAACCTTCTCTACTAAAACCTGAGAAGAGATTTAAATTGAAAAAAAGAATATATCTAGGACCTGTTTTTGAGTTTAGAAGGGACAATCCCAATGTATTAGTGTTAGATACATGTAGATATAGATTAGAGAATGAGAACTGGTCTGAAGAAATGCCCATATGGATGGCTCAAAGGGAAATAAGAGAAAAATTGGGAATGATACCTATTCATATAAATAGAATTCCTCAAAGATGGCTATGGGTTAACAATCCCCATCCCAAGGATGGAACCTTTGTAGAGTTTAAATTAAGTTTTAAAATAAAAGATATTCCTAAGAGTTCTTTTTTTGTAATAGAGGGAGCAAAGAATTTTAGTATATTTCTTAATGGAGAAAAATTAGAAGAACCCACTTCTTGGTACTTAGATAGATCCTTTGATAAGATTCCTGTATCCAATTTAAAAGAAGGAGAAAATGAGATAATTCTCCAATGTTATTATAAAAATTCCATGGAAATTGAAGACTGCTTTATTATTGGAGATTTTGCTGTAGATCCTATAAGCAAAGAGATCATAAAGGAGCCTAATTTTTTAAGATTTGGAGATTGGTGTCTACAAGGATATCCCTTTTATGCAGGATGTATCTTTTACAAGGAAAGAATTAATATAAATCTTGAAAAAGAAAATAAAGTTTTTTTAAATATGGGGGAATATTCTGCTATTCATATAGCTATATGGCTAAATGGAAAATTAGTAGAACATATTCCCTGGAGATGCAGAAATAGAGTAGATATTACAAATTATGTGAAAAATGGAGAGAATTTAATAGAAATAGAAGTAGTGGGAAGTCCAAGAAATATGTTGGGACCTCTTCATAGAAAAAAAGGAAAAGATCTTTGGACCGATTCTAATTCTTTTAGAACAGAAGGAGAAGAGTATACAAAAGACTATGTTTTACATCCATATGGGATCTTTAGTCCCATTTCTATTGATGTTTTAGAGTAG
- a CDS encoding histidinol-phosphatase, with amino-acid sequence MIIDYHIHLERGPFSEEWFEKFWEKAKEMEIEEIGISEHGHRFQEFRPVYQDLPHTSSWCDSNLDEYISFLSFLKKKYPIKIGVEMDYLPEKERKIEELLTKYNVFDYVIGSVHWLNHGFGFDIDPHDPRWKKESESIFLDYFERLELAIKSELFDIVGHIDLVKLWGHKPPENILEIYENLAKIIKNRGISIEINTSGLRRPVNEIYPSPTFLKILAPFEIPLTFGSDAHSPDNVGNNIKEFYEFAKNLGFKKIAIFSKRIPQYVNI; translated from the coding sequence ATGATTATTGATTACCACATACATTTAGAAAGAGGACCTTTTTCCGAAGAATGGTTTGAAAAATTTTGGGAAAAAGCAAAGGAAATGGAGATTGAAGAGATAGGAATATCAGAGCACGGACATAGATTTCAAGAATTTAGACCTGTTTATCAAGATTTACCCCATACCTCTTCCTGGTGTGATTCTAATTTAGATGAATATATTAGTTTTCTTTCTTTTCTTAAGAAAAAATATCCAATAAAAATTGGAGTTGAAATGGATTATCTTCCTGAAAAGGAAAGGAAAATTGAAGAATTATTAACAAAATATAATGTTTTTGATTATGTAATTGGTTCTGTTCATTGGCTAAATCATGGCTTCGGTTTCGATATAGATCCACATGATCCTCGATGGAAAAAGGAATCAGAATCAATATTTTTAGATTATTTTGAAAGATTAGAATTGGCAATAAAAAGTGAGTTGTTTGATATTGTGGGACATATTGATCTTGTTAAATTATGGGGACATAAACCTCCAGAAAATATCTTAGAAATTTATGAAAATTTAGCGAAAATAATAAAGAATAGAGGTATAAGCATAGAAATAAATACCTCTGGCTTAAGAAGACCTGTAAATGAAATATATCCTTCTCCAACTTTTTTAAAGATTCTAGCTCCCTTTGAAATCCCTTTAACTTTTGGATCCGATGCTCATTCTCCTGATAATGTGGGAAATAATATAAAGGAATTTTACGAATTTGCAAAAAATCTAGGATTTAAAAAAATAGCTATTTTTTCTAAAAGAATACCTCAATATGTAAATATTTAG
- a CDS encoding TldD/PmbA family protein encodes MRDIGKEILNYASRLGVDYADVRIVKRQREELVVKNGILETANINETYGFGVRILYKGAWGFASSFDLENFKSTVDKAFAIAKATSSVNKSKVSLSPITPVKAQWKSNYVIDPFQMSFEKKLNLLFESNKIIREVSGISIAISEMEFFKEDKIFLSSEGSEIEQSILESGAGISALAIEGNEVQRRSYPNSFGGDYRKAGWEFIEELNLLENAERIAKEAVELLKAEPLPEKITTLILDGTQLALQIHESCGHPTELDRVLGTEASFAGTSFLTLDKRGKFQYGSEIVNIVADATHPYGLGSFAYDDEGVPAQKSYLVKDGIFVGYLTSRETAGIIGETSNGTMRADGWNRIPIIRMTNINLLPQDKSFEEIIESTEDGVYMSTVKNWSIDDKRLNFHFGCEIAYEIKKGKIGKIYKNPYYTGITYEFWRNCDAIANEKYWRVWGVPNCGKGEPMQVARVGHGVSPARFRKVKVGGK; translated from the coding sequence TTGCGTGATATTGGAAAAGAAATATTAAATTATGCTAGTAGGTTAGGTGTGGATTATGCGGATGTGAGAATTGTTAAAAGACAAAGAGAGGAGCTAGTAGTAAAGAATGGAATTTTAGAAACTGCAAATATAAATGAAACCTATGGATTTGGGGTAAGGATTCTATATAAAGGCGCATGGGGATTTGCATCCTCCTTTGATCTTGAAAATTTTAAATCTACAGTAGATAAAGCCTTTGCTATAGCTAAGGCAACATCCTCGGTAAACAAAAGTAAAGTATCCTTATCTCCGATAACTCCAGTAAAAGCTCAATGGAAAAGCAATTATGTAATTGATCCCTTTCAGATGTCCTTTGAGAAAAAACTTAATCTTTTATTTGAAAGCAATAAAATAATAAGAGAAGTATCTGGAATATCCATTGCCATTTCTGAGATGGAATTTTTTAAAGAAGATAAAATTTTTCTTAGCAGTGAAGGATCGGAAATAGAACAAAGTATTTTAGAAAGCGGTGCTGGAATCTCTGCATTAGCTATTGAGGGAAATGAAGTTCAAAGAAGATCCTATCCTAATTCCTTTGGGGGAGACTATAGAAAAGCAGGATGGGAATTTATTGAAGAGTTGAATCTTTTAGAAAATGCTGAAAGAATTGCAAAAGAAGCAGTAGAGCTACTAAAAGCAGAGCCATTACCAGAAAAAATAACAACTCTAATTTTGGATGGAACTCAATTGGCACTACAAATACATGAGTCCTGTGGACATCCTACAGAATTAGATAGAGTTCTGGGAACTGAAGCAAGCTTTGCAGGAACGAGTTTTCTAACCTTAGATAAGAGAGGAAAGTTTCAGTATGGTTCAGAAATTGTAAATATAGTCGCGGATGCTACTCATCCCTATGGGCTTGGCTCTTTTGCCTATGATGATGAAGGAGTACCTGCTCAAAAAAGCTATTTGGTTAAAGATGGAATTTTTGTAGGATATTTAACTTCCAGGGAAACAGCAGGAATCATTGGAGAGACATCCAATGGAACCATGAGAGCGGATGGGTGGAATAGAATTCCCATTATTAGAATGACAAATATAAATCTTCTTCCCCAAGATAAATCCTTTGAGGAAATTATCGAGTCCACAGAAGATGGAGTTTATATGAGTACAGTAAAAAATTGGTCCATTGATGATAAGAGATTAAATTTCCATTTTGGATGCGAGATTGCCTATGAGATAAAGAAAGGAAAGATTGGTAAGATATATAAGAATCCCTATTATACGGGAATAACCTATGAGTTTTGGAGAAACTGCGATGCCATTGCCAATGAAAAATATTGGAGAGTTTGGGGCGTTCCCAATTGTGGAAAGGGAGAACCTATGCAAGTTGCCCGAGTGGGACATGGAGTTTCCCCTGCTCGTTTTAGAAAGGTAAAGGTAGGTGGTAAATAA
- a CDS encoding TldD/PmbA family protein, which yields MWGKEKIYNFLEDLMRKIPFEKKELVLEISSSELTRFANNIIHQNVSEENLTLFVRVGEGKKKAVASISKIDEESINNLISTLKLLIQNQPEMEELILPKPQVYQNVENKLFTPSPEKRASIVKNIIKKGELKALNTYGAISEIISELSIMNSNGLFAYGTLSYAHGKTMYISENSSGYQESAGKDLDSIDFEYLSEMALKKCLDSKNPEDLEPGKYEVVLEPLAVAEIMEQLSYFGFSAKAVQEKRSFLSLYKGQRIFSPLIHIYDDGLDEKGIIIPFDFEGVSKKHVDLVKEGVPLSPVYDTATAIKDNRESTGHALPPTDSSFGPLPSNLFLVSGDKKLEDLISSTERGILVTRFHYVNAFLDPIKVLATGMTRDGTFLIENGRILKPLKNLRFTQSFVEALGNVEAISSESILLPFFAGFCSVPGLKIKEFNFTGVTEF from the coding sequence ATGTGGGGAAAGGAAAAAATATATAATTTCCTAGAAGACTTGATGAGGAAAATTCCTTTTGAGAAAAAAGAATTAGTTCTAGAAATTTCTTCTTCAGAGTTAACTCGCTTTGCAAATAATATAATCCATCAGAATGTATCAGAAGAAAATCTAACTTTATTTGTTAGGGTAGGCGAAGGCAAAAAAAAGGCAGTAGCAAGTATAAGTAAAATTGATGAGGAAAGTATAAACAATCTTATAAGTACCTTGAAATTACTTATACAAAACCAACCTGAAATGGAAGAATTAATCCTTCCCAAACCTCAAGTTTATCAGAATGTTGAAAATAAATTGTTTACCCCTTCTCCTGAAAAAAGAGCAAGTATTGTAAAAAATATTATAAAAAAGGGTGAATTAAAGGCATTAAATACCTATGGAGCTATAAGTGAAATAATAAGTGAACTTTCTATAATGAATTCTAATGGACTCTTTGCATATGGAACTCTCTCCTATGCTCATGGAAAGACAATGTATATTTCTGAGAATTCATCGGGATATCAGGAAAGTGCTGGTAAAGATCTGGACTCTATAGATTTTGAGTATCTTTCTGAAATGGCTCTAAAGAAATGTTTAGATAGTAAAAATCCAGAAGATTTAGAGCCAGGAAAATATGAAGTGGTCCTGGAACCCTTGGCGGTAGCAGAGATTATGGAACAGCTTTCCTATTTTGGTTTTTCCGCAAAGGCAGTACAGGAAAAAAGATCCTTTCTTTCTTTGTATAAAGGGCAAAGGATTTTTAGTCCATTAATTCATATATATGATGATGGTTTAGACGAAAAAGGGATAATAATTCCTTTTGATTTTGAAGGTGTTTCTAAAAAGCATGTGGATTTAGTAAAAGAAGGAGTCCCTCTTTCTCCTGTTTACGACACTGCAACCGCAATAAAAGATAATAGAGAATCCACAGGACATGCCCTACCTCCCACAGACTCTTCCTTTGGTCCCCTTCCTTCAAATCTCTTTTTAGTTTCTGGTGATAAAAAATTAGAAGACTTAATTTCTTCTACAGAAAGGGGAATATTGGTTACAAGATTTCACTATGTAAATGCCTTTTTAGATCCTATTAAGGTTTTAGCAACAGGAATGACCAGAGATGGAACTTTTCTTATAGAAAATGGTAGAATATTAAAACCTTTGAAGAATTTACGATTTACTCAGAGTTTTGTTGAAGCATTAGGAAATGTAGAAGCTATATCCTCAGAAAGTATTCTTCTTCCCTTTTTCGCAGGATTCTGTTCCGTTCCTGGTTTGAAAATAAAAGAATTCAATTTCACAGGAGTCACAGAATTTTAG
- the lexA gene encoding transcriptional repressor LexA, protein MRKLSKRQKEVLEYIRNTWEKTGTFPTVREVSKALGLKSSGSGYFHLKALIKKGFLEQDSSGKFKWRGFREEIPRYIPLLGNIKAGYPVESPELIEDYIPVPNFLLKSKEEVFSLKVKGDSMENAHILEGDIVIVRKQAMAEIGDIVVALVGDETTIKFLKEKEGRLYLEPANPQYSPIFEPFTILGKVIGLMRKI, encoded by the coding sequence ATGAGAAAATTAAGCAAAAGACAAAAAGAAGTATTAGAATATATAAGAAATACATGGGAAAAAACAGGGACTTTTCCCACAGTAAGAGAGGTATCTAAAGCTTTAGGATTAAAGTCTTCAGGATCTGGCTATTTTCATCTTAAGGCATTAATTAAAAAGGGATTTTTGGAACAGGATTCCTCGGGAAAATTCAAATGGAGAGGTTTTAGAGAAGAAATTCCAAGATACATACCTTTATTGGGTAATATAAAAGCAGGATATCCTGTAGAGAGTCCTGAGCTTATTGAGGATTATATTCCTGTTCCTAATTTTCTCTTGAAAAGTAAAGAAGAGGTTTTTTCTTTAAAAGTCAAAGGAGATAGTATGGAAAATGCTCATATATTAGAAGGAGATATTGTTATTGTAAGAAAACAAGCAATGGCAGAAATAGGAGATATTGTTGTTGCATTAGTGGGAGACGAGACTACCATTAAATTTTTAAAAGAGAAAGAAGGCAGGCTCTATTTAGAGCCTGCTAATCCTCAATATTCTCCTATCTTTGAACCTTTTACAATCCTCGGAAAGGTTATAGGATTAATGCGGAAGATTTAA
- a CDS encoding peptidoglycan DD-metalloendopeptidase family protein — MIRKKRKRKSSFTLMIIPHDSSNPRTHKINKTIMIIIAVFLIGIITGSAILYKISSNKLTRVKHLEVLEEVTEQQKAQLKELENLRKKIKELEEVEKKLKQILGIKGSIPLPKKVTAVPLNLKTYEDLETFNTQRQILEMKAILEEKEEALAYIEKEINRRKSILAVTPSRWPTFGFITSGYGWRIHPIFRRGDFHEGIDIVSFWGAPVYATADGFVTFAGWKSGYGKTIEISHGRGISTLYAHLSVIRVNSGRYVKKGQIIGLVGSTGTSKGPHLHYEVRRNGIAVNPIPYLNVDLIKIGRLK; from the coding sequence ATGATAAGAAAAAAAAGAAAGCGAAAAAGTTCTTTTACATTGATGATTATTCCCCATGATTCTTCCAATCCTCGTACTCATAAAATTAATAAAACTATAATGATTATAATAGCGGTTTTTCTTATAGGAATCATCACAGGTTCTGCTATATTATATAAAATCTCATCAAATAAACTTACTAGAGTAAAACATCTTGAGGTATTAGAAGAGGTAACAGAACAACAAAAGGCTCAACTTAAAGAATTGGAAAATCTAAGAAAAAAGATAAAAGAATTAGAAGAGGTAGAAAAAAAATTAAAACAAATTCTGGGAATAAAAGGAAGTATACCTCTACCTAAAAAAGTCACTGCAGTTCCCCTTAATTTAAAAACCTATGAAGATTTAGAAACCTTTAACACTCAAAGACAAATTCTAGAAATGAAAGCAATATTAGAAGAAAAAGAAGAAGCTTTAGCTTATATAGAAAAAGAAATTAATAGAAGAAAATCTATTTTAGCAGTTACTCCTTCCCGCTGGCCAACTTTTGGCTTCATAACATCAGGATATGGTTGGAGAATTCATCCCATATTTCGAAGGGGTGATTTTCATGAGGGTATCGATATAGTTTCTTTCTGGGGTGCACCCGTTTATGCAACTGCAGATGGTTTTGTAACTTTTGCAGGATGGAAAAGTGGATATGGAAAAACTATAGAGATAAGTCATGGAAGGGGAATTTCTACATTATATGCCCATCTTTCAGTAATAAGAGTAAATTCTGGAAGATATGTGAAAAAGGGACAAATAATAGGATTAGTAGGTAGTACTGGAACCAGCAAGGGACCTCATCTTCATTATGAGGTAAGAAGAAATGGTATTGCTGTAAATCCTATTCCCTATCTCAATGTAGATCTTATAAAAATTGGTCGTCTAAAATAG
- a CDS encoding polymer-forming cytoskeletal protein: MFGKKGKPEVVDTIIGPMVEIHGKVFSEASIRIDGKIFGDVEVKNEVIVGKTGYIEGNIKCQRLTVVGKIKGNVISYESIEILSSGRLEGDLKHGGKFSVEEGGIFLGKVELLEEKSQEIIEVKNL, translated from the coding sequence ATGTTTGGAAAAAAAGGTAAACCTGAAGTTGTGGATACTATTATTGGTCCCATGGTTGAAATTCATGGGAAAGTTTTTTCTGAAGCCTCTATAAGAATAGATGGAAAGATCTTTGGAGATGTGGAAGTAAAAAATGAAGTCATTGTAGGAAAAACAGGTTATATTGAGGGAAATATAAAATGTCAAAGATTAACTGTTGTAGGAAAAATTAAAGGAAATGTTATCTCTTATGAAAGTATAGAAATATTATCTTCAGGAAGATTAGAGGGAGATCTGAAACACGGAGGGAAATTCTCCGTAGAAGAAGGCGGTATTTTCTTGGGTAAGGTAGAACTCTTAGAAGAAAAATCCCAAGAAATTATTGAAGTGAAAAATTTATAA
- a CDS encoding ABC transporter substrate-binding protein, which yields MKGLKGKFLVSLLCFFVLLSLLLPVKSTAQVAIPRDETVYCIGGIWGPPTTWNPYAANVTWGTEPFLFAPLFYYSNAKDAWLPAIGEGYKVVNKTTIQVKIRPQAKWSDGKPITAHDVVYTFELTKKVGTGPGAGWDAYIASIRAVDDRTVEFKVKTPNPNYFSFMGYALGTRVVPKHVYEELEKKGLTAVREFAHDDPAKQVVSGPYKLFYADPNIVIYGRIDDWWGKDIFGLPKPKYIAHIVYKDNPSANLAFEKGDADWASTFIPAVYELWEKKGLPVRTWFKSKPYYMPDGVNFLYISYFKKELADPTLRKAIAHAIPYEEMLEKAYFGYSPQAHPACVIDVFEIYKQWIDYGYSRYLWGTKDGKIPTDLKKANDILDKAGYRRGPDGIRRTPDGKRLGPYTIEVPYGWTDWMMMCEMIAENLRKIGIDVKTEFPDFTVWAERMTTGRFDFIISWDAGPGYDHPWNTYRFVTDIRLTLPFGQSSWAGNWTRYNNPETTKLLDEIAATLDVTRRKALISKFQRILQKDLPGIPMFYGAHWYAYGEFRWVGWPREENAWWFPAANWSANSLPVLFGIAKRGEVPRVPAWLTTVDKGGILIPTSLIWNDLMKAPTK from the coding sequence ATGAAGGGTTTAAAGGGCAAATTCTTAGTGTCCCTACTATGTTTCTTCGTTCTCCTTTCCCTTCTCCTTCCTGTAAAATCCACAGCACAAGTAGCAATACCCCGTGACGAAACCGTATATTGTATAGGAGGAATTTGGGGACCTCCCACAACTTGGAACCCATACGCTGCAAATGTCACTTGGGGAACTGAGCCTTTCCTTTTTGCACCTCTCTTCTACTACAGCAACGCCAAAGATGCATGGCTTCCAGCAATTGGCGAAGGATATAAAGTAGTTAATAAGACAACTATTCAAGTGAAAATTAGACCTCAAGCAAAATGGAGCGATGGAAAACCAATTACTGCCCATGATGTAGTATATACCTTTGAATTAACAAAGAAGGTAGGAACAGGACCTGGTGCAGGATGGGATGCTTATATTGCTAGTATTAGAGCAGTAGATGATAGAACTGTAGAATTCAAAGTAAAGACTCCAAATCCCAACTACTTCTCCTTTATGGGTTATGCCCTTGGAACAAGAGTTGTTCCAAAACATGTATATGAAGAATTAGAAAAGAAAGGACTTACTGCAGTAAGAGAGTTTGCTCATGATGATCCAGCAAAACAGGTAGTCTCAGGACCTTACAAATTATTCTATGCAGATCCTAACATCGTAATATATGGAAGAATTGATGACTGGTGGGGCAAGGATATATTCGGGCTTCCAAAACCCAAATATATCGCCCATATAGTATACAAAGATAACCCCAGTGCAAACCTTGCCTTCGAAAAAGGAGATGCGGATTGGGCAAGCACCTTTATCCCAGCAGTGTATGAGCTCTGGGAAAAGAAAGGTTTACCTGTAAGAACATGGTTCAAATCTAAACCATACTACATGCCTGATGGTGTAAACTTCCTATACATAAGCTACTTTAAGAAGGAATTAGCAGATCCTACATTAAGAAAAGCAATTGCCCACGCAATACCTTATGAAGAAATGTTAGAAAAAGCATACTTTGGATACAGCCCTCAAGCCCATCCCGCATGTGTAATAGATGTATTTGAAATTTATAAACAATGGATAGATTATGGTTATTCAAGATATCTATGGGGTACTAAAGATGGAAAAATCCCAACAGATCTAAAGAAAGCAAATGATATATTAGATAAAGCAGGATATAGAAGAGGTCCTGATGGAATAAGAAGAACTCCTGATGGAAAGAGATTAGGACCATACACCATAGAAGTACCCTATGGATGGACAGACTGGATGATGATGTGTGAAATGATAGCAGAAAATCTAAGAAAGATTGGAATAGATGTAAAAACAGAATTCCCAGACTTTACAGTATGGGCTGAAAGAATGACCACAGGAAGATTTGACTTTATCATCTCTTGGGATGCAGGTCCAGGATATGACCATCCATGGAATACTTATAGATTCGTAACAGATATTAGATTAACTCTACCCTTCGGACAAAGCTCCTGGGCAGGAAACTGGACAAGATACAACAATCCAGAAACCACAAAATTACTAGATGAAATTGCAGCAACCCTAGATGTGACAAGAAGAAAAGCACTAATATCTAAGTTCCAAAGAATCCTCCAAAAAGATCTTCCAGGAATTCCAATGTTCTATGGAGCCCATTGGTATGCCTATGGTGAGTTCCGATGGGTAGGTTGGCCAAGAGAAGAGAACGCATGGTGGTTCCCAGCAGCAAACTGGTCTGCTAACTCTCTACCTGTTCTCTTTGGAATTGCCAAGAGAGGCGAAGTACCAAGAGTTCCTGCATGGCTCACCACAGTAGATAAAGGCGGAATTTTAATACCAACATCCCTAATCTGGAACGACTTAATGAAAGCTCCAACAAAGTAA